A DNA window from Vigna angularis cultivar LongXiaoDou No.4 chromosome 1, ASM1680809v1, whole genome shotgun sequence contains the following coding sequences:
- the LOC108326184 gene encoding uncharacterized protein LOC108326184, which yields MNTFCNEPGSSLRVSHHTGLRAAEAGNNDGGLADLERRRQRRSGAVDGERQRQSGGSRAAEAGSNDGGLADLERRRQRRSRAVDGEQRRQAATTEARRSGEAEAAAIWRGGSRAAEAGSNDGGSPIWSGLVMAIWSGGSRAAEAAAAAEAATEARTEKSESTRGVSTKKRRRMGATGREK from the exons ATGAACACCTTCTGCAACGAACCAGGAAGCTCCCTTAGGGTTTCCCATCACACAGGGCTGCGAGCGGCGGAGGCAGGCAACAACGACGgagggctcgccgatctggaGAGGCGGAGGCAGCggcgatctggagcggtggatggAGAGCGGCAGAGGCAG AGCGGTGGATCGAGAGCGGCGGAGGCAGGCAGCAACGACGgagggctcgccgatctggaGAGGCGGAGGCAGCGGCGATCTAGAGCGGTGGATGGAGAGCAGCGGAGGCAGGCAGCAACGACGGAGGCTCGCCGATCTGGAGAGGCGGAGGCAGCGGCGATCTGGAGAGGTGGATCGAGAGCGGCGGAGGCAGGCAGCAACGACGGAGGCTCGCCAATCTGGAGCGGCTTGGTGAtggcgatctggagcggtggatctaGAGCGGCGGAGGCAGCAGCAGCGGCGGAGGCAGCGACGGAGGCACGGACAGAGAAGAGTGAGAGCACAAGGGGAGTGAGCacgaagaagagaagaagaatgggAGCCACGGGCAGAGagaagtga
- the LOC108319184 gene encoding VQ motif-containing protein 4, giving the protein MESKSPRRYQEHRGGVNLLPSPRHSHSSNSSTSSSSSNGLHHTQFTPLTPSAPSPTSYPPKPLTRSESANPYPTTFVQADSSSFKQVVQMLTGSSETAKQASSSSATKANSEAARPHSHIPPMKKQSGFKLYERRNTLKNLNINPLLPVFSNTVSGFSPRNTEVLSPSILDFPALVLSPVTPLIPDPFHRSRSIDTQAEDKAIQEKGFFLHPSPASTPRDADPPRLLPLFPTASPGSTSS; this is encoded by the coding sequence ATGGAGTCCAAATCCCCTCGAAGGTACCAAGAGCACCGTGGCGGCGTCAACCTCCTCCCTTCGCCGCGACACAGCCACAGCTCCAACAGCAGcacaagcagcagcagcagcaatgGCCTCCACCACACGCAATTCACGCCTCTCACGCCAAGCGCGCCCTCCCCCACCTCCTACCCGCCCAAGCCCCTCACCAGATCCGAATCCGCCAATCCGTACCCGACAACGTTCGTCCAGGCCGACAGCTCCTCCTTCAAGCAGGTGGTCCAAATGCTGACAGGATCCTCGGAAACCGCGAAACAagcctcctcctcctccgccacCAAAGCAAACTCCGAAGCAGCGAGGCCCCACTCCCACATCCCCCCAATGAAGAAGCAATCCGGGTTCAAACTGTACGAGCGCAGGAACACGCTGAAGAACCTCAACATCAACCCTCTCCTACCTGTCTTCTCCAACACCGTCTCAGGATTCTCTCCTCGCAACACCGAAGTCCTCTCACCCAGCATCCTCGACTTCCCCGCACTCGTTCTCAGCCCCGTCACGCCTCTCATACCCGACCCATTTCACCGATCCCGCTCCATCGACACCCAGGCCGAAGACAAGGCCATCCAAGAGAAAGGCTTCTTCTTGCATCCCTCCCCTGCTTCCACCCCTAGAGACGCTGACCCTCCTCGCCTTCTGCCTCTCTTCCCCACCGCCTCCCCAGGTTCTACTTCCTCTTaa
- the LOC128195542 gene encoding uncharacterized protein LOC128195542, with product MADHPHSSGDEAPPPRSTRGPTRMKQLLIRKNSGERTPVNVNVTTGVATGPHADDFRSYLGVVARNKISILIPSFDHVSEGDRNIIWQDILMTFDIPNVPTLRNKCLSTVAENFRNFKSKLTSRYIFGHLKHKTPCNAYKSIDEETWRVFKESRMSEEWQAIRSKAQGTSAKNKNPHLLSRGGYRKLEEKILKQKADAIPPSQSGSPPQPPSPPSRHEKWKLARMRPSGTYSSDTAREISEKIDALVEQSSQGQFTPEGRQDILAAAIGRPEHPGRVRAAGPGVGITDYFGSSSRQPSYSYSDTQRMTEEITKKVRQDLMQEIRAEVRAEFQMLYQEQFQSMRPMQSPIEEHVVPPPPTGRSGKGSCSASAIPEDDMDDGSPCLLYILEEDEMVLVARGTEFRSATVCHGMQLLEDEVKVSVDEMIMPDASVPLSTEEIFTVEQAYKSFITWPKFLVKPVSDPSTQEQQKIPLSEDDPLSSLHLLADILDDKPLEVQYDANVFGHGSEVPIYLNSQDVRELASGTQELNISIIQLWTMYMSGVTNKLGRSDDYGFIDPQDIHESNDFDHINMRMISSFRRGKKIYFLPYISGRHWQLLVMSVQDNYALWFCSLHRPPPTQLRQAIDW from the exons atggctgatcatccacattcttcaggggatgaggctcccccacccagatccactagaggacccactaggatgaaacaactattaatcaggaaaaatagtggtgaaagaactccggtgaatgtgaatgtcaccacgggtgtggcaactggcccccatgcagatgacttccgatcataccttggagtagtggcacgtaataagattagcattctcattccatcttttgatcatgtgtccgagggtgatcggaacattatttggcaagatatattg atgacatttgacattccaaatgtcccaacacttagaaataagtgtttgtcaactgttgcagaaaatttcagaaactttaaaagcaagttgacatcaaggtacatctttggacaccttaaacataaaacTCCATGTAATGCATATAAgtccattgatgaggagacttggcgggtttttaaagagagtcggatgtcagaggaatggcag gcaattagaagcaaagcacaaggaacaagtgctaagaacaaaaacccccacctattatctcgtggtgggtataggaagcttgaggagaaaatcctcaagcaaaaggcagatgctataccaccatctcagagtggtagccctcctcagcctccttctccaccgtctagacatgagaaatggaagttggcccgtatgcgaccatcgggcacctactcttccgacactgcacgagagatttctgaaaaaatt gacgccttggttgagcagagctcccaaggccaattcactccagagggtcgccaggatattcttgctgctgcaattggacgacctgagcaccctggacgtgtACGTGCTGCAGGTCCTGGAGTAGGCATTACGgattattttgggagctcttctcgtcagccttcatattcgtacagcgatacacaaaggatgacagaagagatcacaaaaaaggtccgacaagaccttatgcaggagatcagggccgaggtgagggctgaattccaGATGCTCTACCAGGAGCAGTTTCAGAGCATGCGCCCGATGCAGTCTCCTATAGAGGAACATGTGGtccctccccctcccacag ggagaagcggcaaaggaagttgttccgcatcagccatcccagaggatgacatggacgatggtagtccatgtctgctatacattttagaagaagatgagatggtgctggtagctcgtggaacagagtttaggtcagcgactgtatgtcatggtatgcaactattagaggatgaggtgaaggtctcagtggatgaaatgatcatgccagatgcctcggttccactgtccacggaagagattttcactgtggaacaagcatataagtcgtttatcacttggcctaaatttttggttaaaccagtttctgacccctcg acgcaggaacaacagaagattcctctatctgaggatgaccctctttcttcattgcatctacttgctgacatccttgatgataagcctttggaggttcagtatgatgctaatgtatttgggcatggctctgaggtcccaatataccttaatagccaagatgtccgtgagcttgcgtcgggaacacaagagttgaatatttcaattattcaactatggacgat gtatatgtctggggtcactaataagttggggcgttctgatgattatggattcattgatccccaagacattcatgaatcaaatgattttgatcatATCAACATGAGAATGATAAGCAGTTTTcgaaggggcaagaaaatatactttttgccttatatatccgg gcgccattggcaacttcttgttatgtctgtgcaagacaactatgctttgtggttctgctcattgcacaggcctcctcccacacaactcagacaagcaattgattggtaa